One genomic segment of Corynebacterium durum includes these proteins:
- a CDS encoding esterase/lipase family protein — MKPLVLYLPRRGTLPAPLPVTRDDVPVLLLHGYLGSPGNFGPTARALQQRGTPALGFEFGHRGTDRLDDSLNQIADFARTIPSERFDIVGHSQGGLLGLQLAHLPEFQPRIRRIVGLGASFKGINVNYPAWLDPIAAAIGGPAAPYLRGKGFHEATIPDGVEVASIISTADRIVRPDNATLGHLITIDGVPHSRMPELAGPVIKALDMEV, encoded by the coding sequence ATGAAACCCCTCGTCCTCTACCTCCCGCGCAGAGGCACCCTTCCCGCTCCCCTTCCTGTCACGCGTGACGACGTCCCGGTGCTCCTGCTCCACGGATACTTAGGCTCGCCCGGCAACTTCGGCCCCACCGCACGCGCCCTCCAACAACGCGGCACCCCTGCCCTCGGGTTCGAATTCGGGCACCGCGGCACAGACCGGCTCGACGACTCACTGAACCAGATCGCCGACTTCGCACGCACCATACCCAGCGAACGCTTCGACATTGTTGGGCACTCCCAAGGCGGACTGCTCGGCCTACAACTCGCCCACCTCCCCGAATTCCAGCCGCGCATACGGCGCATCGTCGGCCTCGGGGCGTCTTTCAAAGGCATCAACGTCAACTATCCTGCGTGGCTCGATCCTATTGCCGCTGCCATCGGCGGGCCTGCGGCGCCCTATCTTCGCGGCAAAGGCTTCCACGAGGCAACCATCCCTGACGGGGTGGAGGTTGCCTCCATCATCTCCACTGCCGACCGCATCGTCCGCCCCGACAACGCCACGCTTGGACACCTGATCACTATCGACGGCGTGCCACACTCCCGCATGCCAGAACTCGCCGGGCCAGTAATAAAGGCGCTGGATATGGAGGTGTGA
- a CDS encoding nuclear transport factor 2 family protein, which translates to MLYATIVQRKIKRTFREINQGNVQPMLDTLADPFVYVFHGTHALGGRRTSKDAMRLWWERVFRLLPGIRFDVQEVVISGCPWNMRVAVRSLVSGDLPNGELYSNTAFQFMKLRWGRITRIETMEDTQLLEQALRVVAESGCVEALEPPMNE; encoded by the coding sequence ATGCTGTATGCAACGATCGTGCAGAGAAAAATTAAACGCACATTCCGTGAGATTAACCAGGGCAACGTCCAGCCAATGCTTGACACCCTTGCCGACCCATTTGTCTATGTCTTCCATGGGACACATGCATTGGGAGGACGCAGAACCTCCAAGGACGCTATGAGGCTGTGGTGGGAGCGAGTTTTCCGGCTACTACCTGGTATTCGATTCGACGTTCAAGAGGTTGTGATCAGCGGGTGTCCGTGGAATATGCGCGTTGCAGTTAGGTCTTTAGTGAGCGGCGACCTGCCTAATGGGGAGTTGTACAGCAACACCGCATTCCAATTCATGAAGTTGAGGTGGGGACGAATCACACGGATAGAAACCATGGAAGACACCCAACTTCTTGAACAGGCGCTTCGGGTGGTTGCTGAGTCTGGTTGCGTTGAAGCACTAGAACCACCAATGAATGAGTAA
- a CDS encoding pyridoxal phosphate-dependent aminotransferase — protein MNAQPSQRSHVDPFRVMQILGQTDENSLVLCVGQPSSGAPTPVIRRVQQALIDAPLGYTPTLGTDELRATIADWHSAAYGVTTRPENVVITTGSSGGFVALFLAALDHGDTIAMSRPGYPAYRNTLQALGAQIVDLPCGPDTRFQPTARMLAELDTVPKAVIVTSPDNPSGTIIDPDELRAIAEWCDANGCLLISDEIYHGITYGRTCATARSYSDQAVVVGSLSKFFCMTGWRLGWLIVPDYLVEPLENLQANLALCPPAVSQVGAVEAFTEESRRELAQRVEHYAAARDVLLEKLPFTRFAPPDGGFYLYIDISEYTDDSEQWCRDLLRETGVAVAPGVDFDPIDGHRYIRISFCVDVDVIEQACQRITEFCASPLRRYRDRT, from the coding sequence ATGAACGCGCAACCCAGCCAGCGTAGCCACGTCGACCCCTTCCGGGTGATGCAGATCCTCGGCCAAACCGACGAAAATTCCCTGGTGCTGTGCGTCGGCCAGCCCTCCTCCGGTGCCCCTACCCCCGTTATCCGCCGGGTGCAGCAGGCGCTTATCGACGCCCCGTTGGGTTACACCCCCACGCTGGGCACCGACGAGCTGCGTGCCACCATCGCGGACTGGCACAGTGCCGCCTATGGCGTGACTACTCGGCCCGAGAACGTGGTGATCACCACCGGCTCCTCCGGCGGTTTCGTGGCGCTGTTCTTGGCGGCGCTTGATCATGGGGACACCATCGCTATGTCACGGCCTGGCTACCCCGCCTATCGCAACACCCTTCAAGCACTCGGCGCACAGATTGTGGACCTACCCTGCGGACCCGATACTCGTTTCCAGCCCACAGCCCGCATGCTTGCCGAGCTGGACACGGTACCCAAGGCGGTGATCGTCACCAGCCCCGACAATCCTTCCGGCACCATCATCGACCCCGATGAACTCCGTGCTATCGCTGAGTGGTGTGACGCCAACGGCTGCCTGCTCATTTCCGATGAAATCTACCACGGCATCACCTACGGCAGAACCTGTGCCACCGCGAGGTCCTACTCCGACCAGGCTGTTGTTGTGGGTTCACTCTCCAAGTTCTTCTGCATGACAGGGTGGCGGCTGGGTTGGCTCATTGTCCCTGATTACCTTGTCGAGCCCCTGGAAAACCTGCAGGCTAACCTGGCGCTGTGCCCGCCAGCGGTTTCCCAGGTGGGGGCGGTCGAGGCGTTTACGGAGGAATCCCGCCGGGAACTCGCGCAGCGTGTGGAACACTACGCGGCTGCCCGTGATGTGCTGCTAGAAAAACTGCCCTTCACCAGGTTCGCCCCACCCGACGGTGGCTTCTATCTATACATCGACATTTCCGAGTACACCGACGACTCAGAACAGTGGTGTCGCGACCTGCTCCGGGAAACCGGCGTGGCCGTCGCGCCGGGTGTAGATTTTGATCCCATTGATGGGCACCGTTACATACGCATCAGTTTTTGCGTGGATGTGGATGTGATTGAGCAAGCGTGTCAGCGCATCACCGAATTTTGCGCGAGCCCGTTGAGGCGCTATCGAGATCGGACATAG
- the purD gene encoding phosphoribosylamine--glycine ligase — MRILVIGSGAREHALLLGLSQDPAVSDLHVVPGNAGMADLATLHKGTVTDPAEMTQLATSLNVDLVVIGPEIPLVAGVADALREKGIKVFGPDKDAARIEGSKAFAKDVMAAAGVKTAHAEALAPGASNDDIEAALNRFGPIWVVKDDGLAGGKGVVVTPDRDAARAHIDAVHAAGNPVLLETFLDGPEVSLFCLVDGETVVPLLPAQDHKRVGNNDEGPNTGGMGAYTPLPWLPKDGVQRIVDEVCVPVAKEMVARGCSYSGLLYAGLAWGQDGPAVVEFNCRFGDPETQAVLALLKTPLGQLLASVAEGTLAEQPPLEWKDGYALTVVLAAQNYPDSPRTGDVITGAENPAVLHAGTARNANGELVSAGGRVLNVIGTGPTLTDARDAAYAVLNTISLDGSHYRSDIALSAVEGRISV; from the coding sequence ATGCGCATTCTTGTTATCGGCTCGGGCGCCCGTGAACACGCCCTGCTCCTTGGACTCTCACAGGACCCTGCTGTGTCAGATCTCCATGTTGTTCCCGGCAATGCGGGTATGGCTGACCTCGCCACCCTGCATAAGGGTACTGTCACTGACCCAGCCGAGATGACACAGCTCGCAACCTCATTAAATGTAGACCTGGTTGTGATCGGCCCTGAGATTCCCCTTGTAGCGGGCGTGGCCGATGCGTTGCGTGAGAAGGGTATCAAGGTCTTTGGACCTGACAAGGATGCCGCCCGCATTGAGGGGTCTAAGGCGTTTGCCAAGGATGTAATGGCAGCCGCCGGTGTGAAAACAGCCCACGCCGAGGCGCTTGCCCCCGGTGCCTCCAATGACGACATTGAGGCCGCCCTCAATCGTTTTGGCCCGATCTGGGTGGTCAAGGATGATGGTCTCGCCGGAGGTAAGGGCGTGGTGGTCACGCCGGATCGCGATGCCGCTCGCGCCCACATTGATGCTGTTCACGCTGCCGGTAATCCGGTGTTGCTGGAAACGTTCCTGGATGGTCCTGAGGTGTCGCTGTTCTGCCTGGTAGATGGGGAAACGGTGGTGCCGTTGCTTCCCGCACAGGACCATAAGCGCGTGGGTAACAATGACGAAGGCCCGAATACAGGCGGCATGGGTGCCTACACGCCACTGCCGTGGCTTCCCAAGGATGGGGTGCAACGCATTGTTGATGAGGTATGCGTTCCTGTTGCCAAAGAAATGGTTGCCCGCGGCTGTTCTTACTCGGGTCTGCTGTACGCCGGATTGGCCTGGGGCCAGGACGGCCCGGCTGTGGTGGAGTTCAATTGTCGTTTCGGCGACCCAGAGACCCAGGCGGTGCTCGCGCTGCTGAAAACCCCGCTCGGCCAGCTGTTGGCGTCTGTTGCGGAGGGCACGTTGGCTGAGCAGCCGCCTTTGGAATGGAAGGATGGTTACGCACTGACGGTGGTGTTGGCCGCGCAGAATTACCCCGATTCCCCCCGCACTGGCGATGTGATCACGGGTGCCGAGAACCCCGCAGTCCTCCATGCCGGTACCGCACGCAACGCCAACGGTGAATTGGTATCGGCAGGCGGCCGTGTGCTCAATGTTATTGGTACTGGCCCCACGCTGACCGACGCCCGCGATGCCGCCTACGCTGTCCTCAACACCATCTCTCTCGACGGCAGTCACTATCGCTCCGACATCGCTCTGTCCGCTGTCGAAGGTCGAATCTCGGTATAA
- a CDS encoding NAD(P)/FAD-dependent oxidoreductase translates to MRYDALIIGGGYCGLSAGITLARANRKVVIVDSQNPRNVVSKHAHGILGMDNVPPAEILAKGTEEYLSFGGLLLHELVSQLSKGADGDWLATLSNEAHIKARSCLVATGLSDKLPDIAGLEKLWGKTVFHCPYCHGFELNGKRIAVIGGANRNFSLHQAFLLKLWSDEIDLIVNGMYLSKEERARLISWGVCVVDDLVIGMESADDIEKGSVSLQCIETKSRQYGSVFVGPVFSPNDFLLREAGCLIENSWVKTEIDGKTSEEGLWAGGNCVSSPDQIPNAMSAGVNSAISMNHYLLYNDVDLAESRVT, encoded by the coding sequence ATGAGATATGATGCACTTATTATTGGTGGCGGATATTGTGGATTGAGTGCAGGGATTACCCTGGCGCGTGCCAATAGAAAAGTTGTTATAGTGGATTCGCAAAATCCTAGAAATGTTGTCAGTAAACATGCTCATGGAATTCTGGGAATGGATAATGTTCCACCTGCTGAAATATTAGCGAAGGGGACCGAGGAATATTTAAGTTTTGGCGGTCTACTCCTGCATGAATTAGTTAGCCAGTTATCAAAAGGGGCTGATGGTGATTGGCTTGCAACTTTGTCGAATGAAGCTCATATAAAGGCTAGAAGTTGTCTTGTTGCTACGGGATTATCCGATAAATTGCCAGATATTGCAGGTTTGGAAAAACTTTGGGGAAAAACAGTATTTCATTGCCCTTATTGTCACGGGTTTGAGCTTAATGGGAAAAGGATTGCTGTTATTGGTGGCGCCAATAGAAATTTTTCTTTGCATCAGGCTTTCCTTCTTAAGTTATGGTCAGATGAAATTGACCTAATTGTTAATGGAATGTATCTATCAAAAGAAGAACGGGCTAGGCTGATCTCTTGGGGAGTCTGTGTTGTGGATGATCTTGTGATTGGCATGGAATCTGCTGACGATATAGAGAAGGGTTCTGTTAGCCTCCAGTGTATAGAAACAAAAAGTAGGCAGTATGGCTCCGTTTTTGTGGGACCAGTATTTTCTCCAAATGATTTTCTATTGAGGGAAGCTGGATGTCTCATTGAAAATTCATGGGTGAAAACTGAAATTGATGGAAAGACTAGTGAGGAGGGATTATGGGCAGGTGGAAACTGCGTGAGTTCTCCAGATCAGATACCTAACGCCATGTCTGCTGGTGTGAACTCTGCAATCAGTATGAATCACTATCTTCTTTATAACGATGTTGATCTTGCAGAGAGTCGTGTGACTTAA
- a CDS encoding HIT family protein has translation MSSVFTKIINGELPGRFIYRDDTVAAFLTIEPLAYGHTLIVPVEEVDKWTDLAPNVWCEVNEVAQSIGRAVMEAFDAERAGYVIAGFDVPHAHIHVFPTNTMADYDFSKVIKADETDPALMDEAAEKLRAIMDTNEAGYAY, from the coding sequence ATGAGCAGCGTATTTACCAAAATCATCAATGGAGAGCTCCCTGGGCGCTTCATTTACCGCGACGACACTGTCGCCGCATTCCTAACCATCGAACCACTCGCCTATGGACACACCCTCATCGTGCCCGTTGAGGAAGTGGACAAGTGGACCGATCTGGCCCCTAACGTGTGGTGCGAAGTCAACGAAGTCGCACAAAGTATCGGACGTGCAGTCATGGAAGCATTCGACGCCGAACGCGCCGGATACGTCATCGCAGGGTTCGATGTGCCACACGCCCATATCCACGTCTTCCCGACCAACACCATGGCCGACTATGATTTCTCTAAAGTCATCAAAGCCGACGAAACCGACCCCGCCCTGATGGATGAAGCCGCTGAAAAACTGCGCGCGATCATGGACACCAACGAAGCGGGGTACGCCTATTAA
- a CDS encoding esterase/lipase family protein produces MSKPLGARVPTRGWVEDDWRAAPSAQRPWPVVLVHGTSASTGDYMELARELRELGWAVFIPTYGNRATNPIEDSAEQILAYINQVLHATGAEKVIIVGHSQGGVLARYLIKRLGGASKVKHLISLSSPHHGTSLGGMLNVLVNSERSADFMIRMINNYFGPAGMQQIVGSDFLTDLNADGDTVPGPGYTCLATRTDTTVSPAESGFLDGPGVDNSWIQDYYPLAVIFHEDMPRDRRVRELVISTIEQLRPLQ; encoded by the coding sequence ATGAGCAAGCCGCTTGGGGCACGCGTTCCAACCCGAGGGTGGGTGGAAGACGACTGGCGCGCAGCCCCAAGCGCACAGCGGCCGTGGCCCGTGGTGCTCGTGCACGGGACGTCGGCAAGCACGGGGGATTACATGGAACTGGCGCGTGAACTGCGCGAGCTTGGGTGGGCGGTGTTTATTCCTACTTACGGCAACCGAGCCACCAACCCCATCGAAGACTCCGCCGAGCAAATACTCGCCTACATCAACCAAGTCCTCCACGCTACCGGCGCGGAGAAGGTGATTATTGTCGGGCACAGCCAGGGTGGGGTACTCGCACGGTACCTGATCAAACGGCTGGGAGGGGCATCGAAAGTCAAGCACTTGATCAGCCTGTCCAGCCCGCATCACGGCACCAGCCTCGGCGGCATGCTCAACGTGCTGGTCAATTCGGAACGCAGCGCCGACTTCATGATCCGCATGATCAACAACTACTTCGGGCCGGCAGGCATGCAACAAATCGTCGGCAGCGACTTCCTCACCGACCTCAACGCGGACGGCGACACCGTGCCCGGCCCCGGATACACCTGCCTGGCCACTCGCACAGACACCACCGTCTCCCCCGCCGAGTCCGGCTTCCTCGACGGCCCCGGCGTGGACAACAGTTGGATCCAGGACTACTACCCCCTCGCCGTGATCTTCCACGAAGACATGCCCCGCGACCGCCGCGTCCGCGAACTCGTCATTTCCACCATCGAACAACTAAGGCCACTGCAATGA
- a CDS encoding 2Fe-2S iron-sulfur cluster-binding protein, translating to MSDPADNDTVRTDTNNTTTNPDPAHHTVDIEDETHYFAWPKDKVLLDALLDAGVDAPYSCHMGECGACQCTVEGGETHMLANQVLSTYDIEDDQRLACQTIRDEEGPYKISYWF from the coding sequence ATGAGCGACCCCGCCGACAACGATACCGTTCGCACAGACACCAACAACACCACAACCAACCCCGATCCCGCACACCACACAGTAGACATTGAGGACGAGACTCATTATTTTGCCTGGCCGAAAGACAAAGTGCTGCTTGACGCACTCCTTGACGCCGGGGTGGATGCTCCGTATTCCTGCCATATGGGCGAGTGTGGTGCCTGCCAGTGCACGGTCGAGGGCGGGGAGACGCACATGCTGGCTAACCAGGTGCTCAGCACCTACGACATTGAGGATGATCAGCGCCTAGCCTGCCAAACTATCCGCGACGAGGAGGGGCCGTACAAGATTTCGTACTGGTTCTAG